The genomic stretch TAGAAGGAAATTAATGAAGATTTACGAATTTGAGGTTAAGCGGCCAATTTTCTTCGGATTTCGTGCCCAGAACGTGCCCCCAAATGTAGCAAATATGGACATCTTGGACAATATGTCAACAGATTGGGCAATGTAAAACCCCTAGTAGAACGGGTTTACTAGGGTTTTGATTGGTGTCCGAGAGAGGACTTGAACCTCCATGCCCTAAATCGGGCACTAGCACCTCAAGCTAGCGCGTCTACCTATTCCGCCACCCGGACCTGGTGAGTTACATCCACTAGTGAGCGGACGTAAGCGAGTAAGAACAATATCACCGATTGACTCGAGTTGCGAAACCAGATGTTGTTAGCGATTAGAGCAGCTGGCTCAACGACAGCTCTTACCAGGGACACATGGTTGCATACCCGACTTTTATATGCGCCATAACGGAAGTAGTCTCGAGATATGAGCATTATTAGTTGGATTGTAATTGGTTTGATTTGTGGAGCCATCGGACGCGCAATCACCGGCAGCAAAGGAACCGGCGGCTGGCTTGGGGATTTGCTGCTAGGTATTGTCGGCGCTGTTGTTGGTGGTTTCATCGGTGAAGCGATATTCCACGCAGGGCTAGGCACTTTCTGGTCGCTACGCACCTGGATTTTGTCAGTCATCGGTTCGGTAATCGTTCTGCTGATTTACGGCAAAATCACTAGCAAAAAATAGGTTATCGATTTCTTGGGGTCTCGGGGTTAAAACCCGAGACCCTTTTGTTTTACTCGCCTCGTAAAACTTCTACTTGGCCAGCAGCTACAGCCAGTTGCTTTGCGTCATCAAATTGACTCG from Vaginimicrobium propionicum encodes the following:
- a CDS encoding GlsB/YeaQ/YmgE family stress response membrane protein; this encodes MSIISWIVIGLICGAIGRAITGSKGTGGWLGDLLLGIVGAVVGGFIGEAIFHAGLGTFWSLRTWILSVIGSVIVLLIYGKITSKK